In Candidatus Coatesbacteria bacterium, the DNA window GGCGGCGTAGAAAACGCTGCCCGCCGCCATGAAGAGGATCCCCGGCAGGGAGCCGCTCTCGTCGTAGTAGGTCAGCATCAGCGCCCCGCCGACGACCAGCACCCCGCCGAGGACTTGGGGCCAGCGGAATCGTTCCCGGTAGATCAGCAGGCTGCCCACGGCGGCCAGCACCGGGGTCAGGTTGTTGACAAAGGAGACCAGCGCCGGCCGCGCGTTGCTCAGGGCGAAGAAGAACAGCGCCGTCCCCGTGGTCTGCACCAGGCCCAGCAGGATGACCTTGAGCCGCTGGCCGCGGTCGATCCGCAGCCGGCTCGGACCGCCCAGGGACAGCCCCAGCACCAGATACAAACCCGTGGCCAGTGGAAACCAGACCGCGCTGGTGCCCCAGACCCCGAGCTCGGCGCTCAGCGTCGGGATGATGTAGAACACCGCCGAGGGCAGAGTCACACTGGCCAGGGCCCAGAGGAAACCGATCCGGGGGTTGTCCTCCCGGGGGCGGTGCAGGGTCCGGCAGGTGGTTGTTTGACTCATGCTGGTATCCCGGCTGGTCGACGCTAAGGGCGCCGCCGGAAGGGCGGCGAACCAAGGTGGTGTTACGGCTGATTATCACGCGGCCTAGATCTCGACGCTCAGGGCCTCCACCGGCACAGCCCTGCGGGAAGCGTCGCCGCCCTCCAGACGGAAGAAGGGGTAATCGGGGTCCAGCGCCGCCGTCAGGGTCCAGCACATCCGCCAGCCGTAGGCCAGGAAGCGCTCCTTGGCCCGCAGCATCCGCGCCGGGTTCTCCTCCCAGGCCCCGCGACGACCGCGGACGACGTGGGCCCGCGTCGCGCAGAGGTCGCCCAGGTGACAGGCCACCCGCTCCCGACCCTCGAAGATCACCACCTGGTGCCCCGGTGAATGGCCCCCCGTGGGCAAACAGCGTACTCCGCGCATTACCTCGACCTCGCCGTCGAGGAGCACCAGGTTGCCGGACTCCCGCAGGGGCCGGTAGTCGGCGCCGCGGTAGAGCGGCCGGTTGAAGGCGTTGGGATGGGCCGCCGCCGTCCACTCCGCCCGCTGGACCAGGTAGCGCGCCCGGGGAAAGCTCGGCCGCAGTCGGCCCTCGCCGTCCAGGCCCACCGCCCCGCCGGCGTGGGCGGCGTGGAGGTGGGTCAACACGACGTAATCGACATCCTCCGCCGCGTAGCCCGCCGCCGCCAGGTTCTCCAACAGGCGCCCCGGCCGCCGGACCCGACAGGGCGTTTCCTCGAGCAACTCCGGCTTGTCACCGATGCCGCAGTCCACCAGCAGCAGGCGCTCCCGGCTCTCCACCAACAGCCCGCCCGTCGTCAGCCGGACCCGGCCGTCGGCGTCGGGAACCAGCTCCGCCGCCCACTCCCGCCGGTCCGTCGGACCGAACAAGGCGCCGCCGTCGACCTCCAGCTCGGCGTCGGACAGATACCTCAGCCGACGCACGCGACCGGCGTCGCGCAACTGGAAGGGGGTGTTGAGCCTGAGGATGCGTCGGGCCATCTTCGTCTCTTCCGGATCACCGCGGGAGACCCTTGAAAAACAGCCTGACGACGAGGGTCGCCGTTACGCCGCGGCGGGCCGCCGGAACCGGCACGGTTTTTGCGGAGGCGCACCGCCGCCGCCGTTCCGACGGGCGCCGAGATGCAAAAACCGTGCCGGTTCCGGCGGCGCGAGGGCGTTGACTCGACGAGGGGTTTTTCAAGGGTCTCCCGCGGGGGCGCTCAGCCCTCGGCGGACTCGGCCAGGGCGGCGATCTCGGCGATCTGGGCGTCCAGCTCCGGCCCCAGCCCTTCGATGTCGGTGTCCAGGAAGCCGCGGATGATCAGCGCCACGGCCTGACGCTCGGTCATCCCCCGGGACTCCAGATACTCGACCTGCTCGGGGGCGATCTTGCCGATGCTGGCTTCGTGGGACAGCTCGGCGTCGACGTGTCGCGAGCGCAGGGCGGGCACCGAGGCGATGAAGCCCGCGGGCCCGGGGTCCAGGATCAGCCCGGAGCAGTCGACGTGGGCCTGACAGGCGGCCTCGCCGACGACGAGGCCACGCTGGATGATCCTGCCGCCGGAGCAGATGCCCCGGTGCAGGATCTGGGCGGCGTTGTCCGGAGCCTGGAGGTGAACCTCGCCGCCGGTGTCGATGTGGGAGCCCGCGGCGCCCAGGATGACGCTGTTATAGTTGACGTCGGCCCCGGCACCGACGAGCCAGGTCTTGGGGTTGCTGACGACCCTGCGCACCGGCTTGAGGGAGACGTAGTTGCTGGTAAAGGAGCCGCCGGCCTCGATCCGCGTCCCCGAGTGCGGGTAGACCTCGGCCTCGGGACCCCAGCTATGGACCATGGTGTTGACCAGGCGGGCGTCGCGGCCGATCCAGGCCTCGGTGGCGGCCCAGTGGTTGCCCCCGGCGGCCCCCTCCTTGAGGACGCAGCCCGTGATCAGGTGCAGCTCGGAGCCGTCCTCGAGGATGATCACGTTGTGGACCCGCTGGGTCGAACCCTCCCGGGACATGAACAGGCCGGTCTGGGCCGGAAAGACGACCTTCTCACCGGCACGGACACGCAGGAAGAAGCCCTGGGGCCGCTCCTCGGCGGCCAGAGACCGGGTGTAGTCGTCAGTCTGCGGATCGACCAGCTTCCAGAAGTAGTCGGCCAACCAGCCGTACTCGGCCAGGGCGTCGCCGATGAGCTTGAGCTCCAGGCCCTCGACGGCGGTCTGAGAGCAAACGGGCTCATCGTCGCGCAGGATGAAGGAGGCGGAGCGCTCGGCCGTTTCCGCCGTCACTCCGACCCCGGCCAGGGAGCGGGCGTCCTCGTCGCCGACGGGCAGTCGATTGTCGCTCACGGTGCCTCCTTAGTCGGTCCGGGTCGCGGCGGCTTCCTCGCCGGCGCCCAAACAGCGCACGCATTCCTCGAAGCCGCAGCGGCGGATCTTCTCCAGCACCAGCCGGGGGTTGCCGTGACAGGTCAGCCGTCCGTCGAGCATCACGTGGGCCTTGTCCACGGCGACGTAGTCCAGGATGTGGGCCGAGTGGGTGATGATCAGACCGGCCTTGCGCCGGGCGGGATGGGCCTCGTCCCGGGTGAGGAAGTCGTTGATCAGCCGGCCCAGCACGACGAGGGAATCCAGGTCGACGCCGGAGCCGGGCTCATCGAGCATGACGAAGCGCGGCTTCGTCGCCAGCAGTTGCAACACCTCGGAGCGTTTGATCTCGCCGCCGGAGAGGTCCTGATTGACGGCCCGGTTGAGGAAGGGACGCATCCGGGCTTCATCGACATAGCGGTCGACCTCCTCGAAGCGTTCCTCGTCATCGGCGGCGGCGTAGTCCAGGATGTCGCCCAGCCGGACGCCGGGGATCGTCGGCGGCCGCTGCAGGGCGATGCCCAAACCGCGCCGGGCGCGCTCGTCGAGCTCCAACCCGGTGACGTCCCCGCCGTCGAAGACGATCCTCCCCCGGGTGACCCTGTACTTGCTGAAGCCCATCACCGCCATCATCAGCGTCGTCTTGCCGCAGCCGTTGGGGCCCAGCAGGGCGTGGACCTCGCCCTGGGGGATCGTCAACTCGACCCCCTTGAGCAGCTCCTTGTCCTCCACGCTGACGTGGAGGTCGTGGATCCCGAGCAGGTTTTCCATCCGCCTTCTCCCGTCGGATTCGGCCGCCACATTCATCGTCGGCCGACAAACCGAGTGTAGCGCCGCGACCGATGTTAGTCAAACTCGTCGCGGTTGACCCCTTCGGCCCGGTGTTCTAAACTTCTCCGGTCGACGTCGGCCCGCCGCGCCGGAGAACCGCTCGCTCCGCACGGGGCGCACCTGGACCCGCGACGTCAAGCGCGCCCGGAACCGGCACGGTTTTTGCGGTGTCGCCACCGAAGGGCGGTTTTCGGCGGTTCCAGAGTTGCAAAAACCGTGCCGGTTCCGGGCGCCGTGGATCCGCTCGCGCTGTTCTCCGGCGCGGCGGCTGATCGTTCCAGGCGGGAATCGAGGCAGCGATGAAGCAACGGCAAACCCAGACGGCGGTCCTGATCGACGCCAAGCGACTCGACGGCCGGGTGGCCCTGTCGCCGCCCAACGTCTTCGTTCGTCTGGCGCTGATTCTGGGCGGCGCGGCGCTGTACGTCCTGAGCTTCCCCAAGGCCGGGATCTACGGTTTGGCCTACTTCGCCCTGGTGCCGTTGTTCACGGCGACCCGGGAGCTGCAGCCGGCCCAGGCCTTCCGTCACTGGTTCGCCT includes these proteins:
- a CDS encoding ATP-binding cassette domain-containing protein, encoding MENLLGIHDLHVSVEDKELLKGVELTIPQGEVHALLGPNGCGKTTLMMAVMGFSKYRVTRGRIVFDGGDVTGLELDERARRGLGIALQRPPTIPGVRLGDILDYAAADDEERFEEVDRYVDEARMRPFLNRAVNQDLSGGEIKRSEVLQLLATKPRFVMLDEPGSGVDLDSLVVLGRLINDFLTRDEAHPARRKAGLIITHSAHILDYVAVDKAHVMLDGRLTCHGNPRLVLEKIRRCGFEECVRCLGAGEEAAATRTD
- a CDS encoding EamA family transporter — translated: MSQTTTCRTLHRPREDNPRIGFLWALASVTLPSAVFYIIPTLSAELGVWGTSAVWFPLATGLYLVLGLSLGGPSRLRIDRGQRLKVILLGLVQTTGTALFFFALSNARPALVSFVNNLTPVLAAVGSLLIYRERFRWPQVLGGVLVVGGALMLTYYDESGSLPGILFMAAGSVFYAAHGLLARHLAKRVDPVALGFWRTGLMAVCFVVLALVQGRFQLPTAGRTWLLLGLGALLGPVGSIYPYYLALERWTVGKVTLVRGSMPVWVLVWGLVLYGTAPEGLQLLGGALTLVGAALIILYRRRKDGAASGRGD
- a CDS encoding SufD family Fe-S cluster assembly protein; the encoded protein is MSDNRLPVGDEDARSLAGVGVTAETAERSASFILRDDEPVCSQTAVEGLELKLIGDALAEYGWLADYFWKLVDPQTDDYTRSLAAEERPQGFFLRVRAGEKVVFPAQTGLFMSREGSTQRVHNVIILEDGSELHLITGCVLKEGAAGGNHWAATEAWIGRDARLVNTMVHSWGPEAEVYPHSGTRIEAGGSFTSNYVSLKPVRRVVSNPKTWLVGAGADVNYNSVILGAAGSHIDTGGEVHLQAPDNAAQILHRGICSGGRIIQRGLVVGEAACQAHVDCSGLILDPGPAGFIASVPALRSRHVDAELSHEASIGKIAPEQVEYLESRGMTERQAVALIIRGFLDTDIEGLGPELDAQIAEIAALAESAEG
- a CDS encoding MBL fold metallo-hydrolase, which codes for MARRILRLNTPFQLRDAGRVRRLRYLSDAELEVDGGALFGPTDRREWAAELVPDADGRVRLTTGGLLVESRERLLLVDCGIGDKPELLEETPCRVRRPGRLLENLAAAGYAAEDVDYVVLTHLHAAHAGGAVGLDGEGRLRPSFPRARYLVQRAEWTAAAHPNAFNRPLYRGADYRPLRESGNLVLLDGEVEVMRGVRCLPTGGHSPGHQVVIFEGRERVACHLGDLCATRAHVVRGRRGAWEENPARMLRAKERFLAYGWRMCWTLTAALDPDYPFFRLEGGDASRRAVPVEALSVEI